The Lytechinus pictus isolate F3 Inbred chromosome 5, Lp3.0, whole genome shotgun sequence DNA segment ttttttttattgaagaccttttttttttttttttttttttttttgcttgtcaattttttgggcggtcgattttgccccccctgtggaaaatcctaggtacgccactgagcgcagctcctgcaattttttaattagtacaTGAATAGCATATGCGAAGTATTAggcttattcaaacatttaagaaatcagatttaaatgtttaagtGTGTTTCGACACCCTCACTCCACATCCCCTTTACAACCACACACACATgggcttatttatttttcatctttaatgaaccacgatcaatgaacccccccccccaaaaaaaaaaaaaaaaaatatctaaataaatgaataaaataaaaatataaaaaagagagagagatggagaaagagagaattcagatcaaataataaatttagaaaaaaattttttaaaggtttttttcatggttagaatcaagggtgtgggtgagtgtttgtgtgtgattgtgactgtgaggtgcacttggattgcatataaattatgttaaagaaatgaagaaatgaaatcaatatctaactcagtctattcaaattccagcacatagccacaggctatgtacatgtattgtacgtTCATGTACCTTAAGTTTTTCACAAGttatttgaaaacgcagatctccacagaaaatgcctttcattctgggagtctaaattcggtgaaaatgtatttattaataacttaaatatttatcacaatgaagaaatcataaagttttttgacagttttcaaaaattaacaGGAAATCTAAACTCtatctgaaacggaaaatcaccatcacttaGGCCATTACTGATTGAATTCtcacccagagctctggcagagaacaTGAGCTCAAACTGGCTAGCTAACACCACACTCAAGTGCACGgcgtcctattttttttttagatggagccttgtttgataatttattgtctgatatttacccctctccaagaaagaaattaaaaagctacaattcacaactataagctaagtgattttggattattaaggctccgttttgacaagcaaagtcgGCGACTGTGAGGATAAAAGACTCGCACATCTTATGTGCTGTGAACAGGGATTTATCTCCTGTGCAATTCGAATTACTATAtcgcagaattgtgatatcccaactggaaatgtgtgcattagaaattgcacatggtgaagTATGGAAAAACCGCTACCGGAAGCACGCGCGCAcatgtattacagaaaaaaaaagacggacGTAGCTCACTTTTTATGGTACAGAAAGAAGACGCACTTGGCAATTTAAACTGTGTTTATCGTAAATTGAAAGTTACTTGATTTTGGCTTTTCagatatttaaattacatgtatgatatggctTCACTGCTCACTCACGGCGGGCGCAATTACCTGGAAAATATTTGTGCCCGGtcgtcaaaattttgatgatttggGGGCTTTATGGGCGCAATTGATGGCTTTATGAGCGCGAATTTGCGCTCAGCGCccgcttatttcaaggcttgagCCCCTCTAAATTTGGATGATCGGATCACCTGTACACACTATATTCTTCTTCCAGAGTAAGTGCTGCTTCAAGATGATGAATATAAACGCACTggttgtgtgtgtttgtgtggaaCTTGTAACATACTATTATTTCACATTGAATTTGTAATTTGACTACAAACTAagcatttttattcatgtttgtaCGAAATTTGGCAATTTGTTCTGATTTTTGGTTGCAGActgattgtacatgtagttgtttggTGGTTAACTCAACATTATCTCGTCTCTCTGTCTTTAATAGGTTCAGTACCTTCAACAAGCACTATGGGAAGCACATGAAAGATAGAAATCCACAAGCCTTGAAGAGTCTGCTGCAGCAGTTTAAAGAACAGCTGGAGAAATCCATCAAGGTGGGTCCTATATTCACTTGGCCTAcaacagggtgctacataagcacttgcccgattgcctgGGGCAAGTAaaagagtcgggcaagtgttttgaagtaaagactaACACTACTTGCCCGagttgggcaagcaaaattctcacagtagaatgaccaaaattagggtcgatagaAATATTGACcttaattttggtcatggcaggcaagataaaatcactttagataaagaaatgcaataacaaagtaccgaggtagatcagttcatgtccaaagagagaaaaaggtcaatggcTTATAAAActgcaaaactttcttttgaagaggaaagacttttttttcaatgattttttcgggcaggtgaaatagatttttgggcaagaatattccaactatttaaaaatttacttgcccaactgggcaagtgcttctaaaaagttatgtaacACCCTGCCTAtaagcagttggtctaattgtGAGATAACATGGGCTAATTAAAGTAAACCATTTtgttaattatcatttttgtctgattGTTGTTTTGTCTAAATTATACTTGTTCCATcacccatttagtctaattatttatttagtttaaAGCCAGGTGGTCTCATTTCCATTTTATCTTCAAAACGTCTTTCtttgtcaaataaaaatttgattcATCAACAGAAAATATGAGAGCTTGAGATCACCAGCACTAAACTGAAGATCATGATTTCTCCCACCCTTTAAGGTTTGGTGTTGACGAGTGGGAAATTAATGCTCTGTTTTAATAGCAGACAGCATTTTACGCCAGCGCTGTTACCAACTGATTTAGATATGTAACAATCCCAACACCATTAAATTATGATGTGGCTGTTGATGGTATTGTGGCTATAACACCAACACCAGTTTTCAACAccatacttgaaatcacccaatgtttTGAAGTCACGAGAATAGTGTATAGAAGTCATTACTTAATTATTAGCTGACTCATGAATATTATTCTCAGCTTTTCTTATCTACAACAAACATGTAAGATCAACTTTTTCAAATGTTATACATGTGTGAAAGCtgtatgcattttgttttgcaGGAAGAGATTGAACTGATGATTGATGAAGAGAATTTAGTTCATTTGTTTAATGATCTTGACAAGCTTGTAGAAGAGGCAAGCGATGAGGACACCCAAGTAGCATGGTGAGTATTAACAATTGCTCTTTAAAAAACCTGtgtgtaaaataatgaatgatgataatcacgATATGTGtaacttgaaaataaatatgaatattgacCTGATACCTTATTTGCATTTGATAGGTACCTGACATGATGTTTTTTAGTAGATtttggtccaatatccaagaATGAACTGCTTCGTAAAGTTGGTACTGCTCTACATCTGGACATTTCGAATTTAGTTTGGAAAAATAGGactttaaaaatttatgaaaatctgTGTAGATTGTTCTGTGAAGATGTTTTAGGAAGTGTTAGGACTTGTGAGACAGTCATCAGTCAACCATGATACAAAGATGATATTTTAGATGTCTAGGAACTTTGCAAGGGATAAAGAATATCAGTTTGTTTGTGGCAGTTGGTAGTATTGGTTGACTCATGGCTTAGCATAAAAAGCCTATGTCAACTGACAACTACAAAAGTTAGGGAGGGGGCTGTTAGACTGCTAAACCCTGTTACCATTTGCAGGGCttgacattagcagtggcccgaTGGCTCAGCCGCTCAGGACAACCAAAAATAAGagtcgggccaccaaaattctgtaGAAGCCCACACTTGGTAGCCCGGTTGGGCtcccaaagttttgataaattgtagtgttattgttttagggccaccaaatatgCTTTGCATGCcaccaaaatatgaaattgatgattttgattgaatgatcgggccaccaagaaaaaaagttagtgtggaTCCTTGCCATTTGAGTTACCATAATGACAAATTTACCATATTACGAACTAGCAGCCTTAATAGCATCacctcaagtcctcaactactcacaTCTATTCTGGCCCAGTTCATAACCCATGATGCAACATTCTGGACAGTGTAGTCTTGGAATACACGCCCACTAGAATAATAACACACTAACTTACTACTCAATGCGTTCCTACCGCAATAATTAAGTTGCCAAGTAGCAAAACATGTATGATCCCTCTCAAAAACATTTTAGCTTCTCTACACAAATAAAAGTAGAGGCTATTAATAGTTAACTCAAAAGATATATTTAAGACTATATTCAAACAAAACACActgtcaatgagagaccacggTATTGGTAAGTTCGCTCCCCCTTTAACAAATATGACCTTCAATTTGACATAAAGTGGCTGTGGACTGGCAGGACTAAGTACATATTTAATGAATGTGTTAAATAACCAATAAACTAGAACTTAGAATATAGAATCATCAAGGCCTAAACATTCCAAATTAAACCCAGAACAAAAACTCTTATAACAGTTTGGCCGAAACGGTAGAAAATTTAACATAGTGAAAACTAGTTTGATGTCTGGTAAACTTTAAATGAGTTTGATACTGTCAGAAAAAAAGGTCTGTTGTATccaggtgatttttttttacttttatgggggggggggtgggggatacTTTTTacaacttactgcctaaatGTGCAACATTGAAAAAGCTTTAACAttaaatgaatggggatttccagggcttcttttttagtttccagggctcttttgagcttTTTGGGGCTAAATCGCCCCTAGCCCCCATATGTTTTTCTCTGGTTGTATCTATAAGACCTACTCGCCTAGTCcttctttatttcattcaattatgCTCTTGTAGGCGGCCTTCTGGTGAACCAGAGAAAGATTGTCTTGCTCAAGTTTACAGGGAAAAGctgaaggagaaagagaaactgGAGAGAGTTCTACAGCAAGTGGAAGCAGAGGGCGGGAGACTCCAAGAAATTGTGAAAGGCCAGAGACAAAAGCTTGGAAAGACTCAAACAAAGATCAAGCAACATCTAGAGGCATTCAATCAGGTAGGGTTCAggaccctgtcttacaaagagttacgattgatctgataaacctcaaatgtatggaaatccatcaatgtcatttaTGGAAAACATGTAAaacgtcctttgtaaacaaagtaaAACACACTAAATTTTCAACTCAAGGACACCTTGAATGTATGAATGTAAAGTATATTTAGGAAagattttgaacaaacatgcacttcagatgttgacgttgctggctttccatagaatCCATAGTTGTTGATAAGAACA contains these protein-coding regions:
- the LOC129261886 gene encoding polyamine-modulated factor 1-like encodes the protein MESELDAEQQKVEEGINLTEESEIKGVISNETSDEPDGARMMHLRNALRKTIRKCIDSAKFSTFNKHYGKHMKDRNPQALKSLLQQFKEQLEKSIKEEIELMIDEENLVHLFNDLDKLVEEASDEDTQVAWRPSGEPEKDCLAQVYREKLKEKEKLERVLQQVEAEGGRLQEIVKGQRQKLGKTQTKIKQHLEAFNQAAVACDQVPVTQLETVLRQLSSTSGM